DNA sequence from the Myxocyprinus asiaticus isolate MX2 ecotype Aquarium Trade chromosome 3, UBuf_Myxa_2, whole genome shotgun sequence genome:
ttgAGTGTAGATatgtattttcaatatttttaaatagAGAACAATTCAAAATTTAAAGACGGGGGGGAAAAAGCAATTTTCATAAGTCAAATTTACATGTatgcaaaacagaaaaataatattacaaaattaaaaaataattaccaaaGTCTATAACAGTTAGCATAGTGATTTTGTCCTGGGCTTTTGTGGCTAACAGGAGGATACTTTTTCATATACTTggaaaaagttgaaaaaaatggGACCATATTTCAGAAAAATTATTTGTGCATCACTTAGATGTAGCAGCTATTTTTTCCATTGATAAATATTCTAATAATAGATTTAACCAATGATTGATGtttaatgattttttaatttttccagTTTTGTAAAATAGCTTTTTTTGCAAGTGTCAAagctatatacaccgatcagccacaacattaaaaccacttgcctaatattgtgtaggtcctcctcgtgcctacaaaacagtgccaacccgcatctcagaatagcattctgagatgctattcttctacaattgtacagagcggttatctgagttaccatagactttgtcatttcgaaccagtctggccattctctattgacctctctcatcaacatggaatttccatctgcagaactaccgctcactggatgttttttgtttttggcaccattctgagtaaattctagagactgttgtgcgtgaaaatcccaggagatcggcagttacagaaatactcaaaccagcccatatggcaccaacagtcatccatgtgattatctattcagccaatcttgtggcagcagtgcagtgcataaaatcacgcagatcatgagctttagttaatgttcacttcaaccatcagaatgggggaaaaatttgatctcagtgatttagagagtggcatgattgttggtgtcagacgtgctggtttgattatttctgttcacgcaaaacagtctctaggatttactcagaaaggtgccaaaaacaaaaaacatccagtgagcggtagttctgctgatggaaatgccttgatgagagaggtcaacagagaatggccagactggttcgaactgacaaagtctatggtaactcagagaAAAAGACAAGTCTGTGACCCATTTTTTGGTGGGTAAATGCATCAAGTGATCTGTACTGAGAATTAATCTATATAATTTAGATAATGTTTGATTTGAGGGTGAGAAAGCTTTAATCTTTGTAACAAATGGGGATGATTGAATTGTGTTATGgtcaatgtttattttatttttaattgcatttgttatttgtaaataattaataaattgtcCATTCGGAATATCAAATTTGGCTAATAGATCTTTGAAGGAAATAAATCTGTTATCCTAGAAGAGATGGTAGAGGTGTGTGACTCTGCGTTGTTCCCACTTGCTAAAATAAAGAGGTAATTTATTAGACTCAAAGTCAGGGTTGTGCCAGATTGGGGTATACATGCAAGGTTCCATCTTGGAGTTGGTCATTTTTTGAATATTCCACCAGGCTGTCAGAGTCGAGGAAATTAGTAGATTTTTAAAACACTCATGTTGTTTGATAGTTGTACCTATAAAGCGTAAATCACATAGTTTAATATTATTACATTCATTCTGTTCCAGTTCAATCTATGCATCGTGAGCTGTGTTGGGGTGTATCCAATTAATTCGATATTGTAATTGGTTTGCTAAGTATTATGTTAAAAGGTTGGGTGTGTCCAGTTCTATCTGTATCTTGTTTTTCTGCAGAGTGGATAGGCTGAttcttgcttttttatttttccaataaAAGTCAGATATAGTTGAGTTTAGTGACTGAAACCATTTAGTAGTGGGTTTGAGTGGGATCATAGAGAATAAGTATTTAATTTgaggaagaattttcattttgacaaTTGATATACAACCCATTAGGGAGAGTGGTAAGTTATTCCAGCGTCTTAAATCATTGCTAATTTTAGCTAATAGTGGAGTAAAATTCAGATGAAACAATTCTGACAGCCTAGGGGAAACAAGAATGCACAAGTATTTAATATTTCCAATGGGAAGTGAGAAGTGTGGGCCTTGGGTTGAAGGATTCCATGAGTCAGCTGTAACCGGAAGTACTGTTGATTTTGTCCAATTTATAGTGTAGTCAGAGATCTGTGAAAAAGACGTTATGAGATTGAAAACTTCAGGCAAAGATTTTGGTGGGTCTTGGAGGTAGAGTAGAATATCATCTGCATACAAATTAATTTTATGTACCATATTTGCTGAGAGTATGCCTTTTACCTTATGATTGTGACAGATGGCATCAGCCAATGTTTCAATATAGATGGCAAGTAGTAGAGGGGAGGGTGGGCATCCTTGTCTAGTGCCTCTATGTAGTGTAAAGCTTTGTGATGTGATTCCATTAGTTGTTGAGGCTTTCGGTTCATTATATATTGTCTGTATCTAGTGAATAAATGATTTTCCAAAGCCAAGTTTCTCCAGAACCTCGAAAAAGAAACTTCCAGTTGActttatcaaatgccttttctgcaTCCAAAGAAACTATTATTGcctgagattgattacgttgtgatagACTAATAAGATTGAGAAGCCTTCTTACATTACTGGAAGAGTGGCAGCCCTTGATGAAACCAGTTTGATCATTGTGGATAATTGATGGAATTATTGATTCTAAATGAGTTGAAAGAGCTTTGGAGATTACTTTTATATCAGTATTTATTAATGATAGTGGACGATAACTAGATGGAAGAGTCTGATCTTTATCTGGTTTCAATAATAGTTTTATTGATGCTGTATTCATATAGGATGGGATCTGACCTTTGGTCTTTATTTCTGTGACCATTTTAAAGAATAATGGACCCAGTATATGCCAGAAGTGTTTTAGGAATTCAGCTGGGAATTTGTCTGGACCTGGGGCTTTATTATTAGGTATCTTTGTGCATTATGTAATTCACAGAGTGTTAAAGGTGAATCTAGAAGATCTAATTGTTCTTTTGTTAAGTTTGGTAAATTTAGATTATCCAAAAAATATTGAATGTCTGTTAGTTCCGGATTATTTTTGAGGAGTATAAATCGTTGTAAAATGTTAGAAAATCAGGTTTATTTCATCTGGTGATTGTGTGTAATGCCTTTTGTAATCCTTGATGGCAGTTAtgattgatttttcttttttgtgtttaaGTTGGTTTGCCAAAATATTTACTTGATTTGTTATTATATTCAAATTCATTATACCTGAACTGTTgtgcaagaatttttttttctttttttttattattattatgttgtcaAGCTGAAATTGTAGTTTTTTGTAATTGAATACATGTGCTTTGATCCGGTTTATTTGCATATATGTctgttaattgtttaattttttcctGTTAAATTATGTTCAAGttcatattttagttttttcttaaAGGGTATGAGATGATTTTCCCCCTAATTACCACCTTCCATGTCTCCTAAATTAGAGATGCTGAAATATTAGTGGTGTCATTATGTTAAATAAAGAAAGCCCATTCATCCCTAGTGAATTTGTCAAAATTCAGATCTTCCAGTAGTGAGGTGTTGAAACGCCAAGTTGGGGAAGTTTTAGCACTAAAAGAGTCAGTCTGAAGATTTAGCGATATGGGTGTGTGGTCATTaattattataaggtgtattttgGTGTTAACGATATTTTGAATACTAGAATTACTTAACAGAAAAAAAGTCAATTCGTGAGAATGATTGATGTAGAGGTGAAAAGAAAGAATATTCTGTAACTGTCGTATTTTTGATGCTCCAGCTATCTCCAAGACCCAAATCTTCCATGTATTCTTTTATTATTGTTGATGATTGAGAGTATCTTACATTTCCTGACTTACTGGACCGATCTAAAGTTGGATCTAAGACTGTATTAAAGTATCCTCCAACAATTATTGTTGAGTTAGTAGACAAATTGTATATCAGTGAGAAAAGTGAGTGGAAAAATGCGGGGTCATCCTTACTGGGACCATATAGATTAACAATCGTAAATGCTTTATTGTGAATAGTTAAAAGGATaaaggcattaaggacatgcttattaatattatgcccttacccaaaccccttatctaaacctaactgatcagtagagtgtgtaaacatgataggaagctgttttgtgtgacagaagcaagtaattgttgtgtattagatggaaacgatgtccagggCGACGtaattggctgtagtgaaagttgtacgaattcatacgaaatagccaaatttagaaaagtctgaatccttacgatttcagtgtgagagtgtgtaggaATCTGTAATTGTGTCATTAAGAATAAAAGAGAGTCTCTTATGAGTTAAAATAGTGACATCTCTTTGCTTTGAACCTAAGGTAGAAGAAAAGACTTTATTAAAATGTGGAGATAAAAGGATTTGTTCCTCTGATACTGAAAGGTGGATTTCTTGCAAAAGGCAAATATCAGCCTTTAGTTTCATTAGATgattaaaaactttatatctctTTTCCTGTGAGCAAAAGCCACGGACATTCCATGATACAAAGTTTACTGTATACATAAGGAAAAATTTATTTTAGCCAATAACAATCATAATAATATTGATTTAAGTGGTGTtattattcataattattataTAGTGTTAAACTCTGAATGAAAGCTTCAAATGTAACATCTAATTCATCCTTCTTTAGTATATGCCATGATTCATTAAGCAGGATGGCGACTGTATGTAAGAGTACAATAAAATAGACATCATGGAAAAGAAACAAACAATAGACAACAATGAATACTACTGATAGGTAAGACACTAACATATTTAAAGCTAAGAGTTGAAAGAAAATGCGATTTGGGGATGATAATCAGATGTGTGTGTTAATCTCTATTTGAGTAAGTTCGGGTGTGTATGTGCAAAGATGTGTGCAATCACTGTCCAGATTCAGTCGTGTAGGAGAGCAAGGAAGGGTGTGAAGTTTGCAAGGCAGCAGTATTAATCGGGCATTTGTGTAAAGCTACTAGATGATCTTAGAATAGCCTTGGTGTGGTAGATGAATTGCGGTAAAGTTGACCGTCTATGAACAGTTTGTCAAAAATCGTGTAGGTGCGTATATTATTCAGTCTGTGTTGCTTCATAATTGTATACAAGATCTTCAGATGCTCGTTGATTTCCCTTGGAAATTGATAGTTGATACCAAAGTTCGTTCCTTTAAGTTCTTTTCCTTTACtttcaatcaattatttttgtttgtaGTGCTCCAGTTTGGCGACTATAGGTCGAGGACATTTGGTGGTAATTTTGCCAAACCTGTGTACATGATGGAAGGAAATCTGGTCAACAGTTTCTTTTTTAAGTTTAAGATTCGATGTCATAAAGTTTCTGATCAGAGCTTCTGGGTTATCTGCAGAGGAGTTTTCGAGGATTCCTGAAAAAATCAGATTATCGTGCATACTTCTGGTTTGTATATCGAGTAAATTTTCATTGAATATTTTGTTTTCGGAGGTGAGAGTTTCAACTTGTTTGGTGAGCATTTCAACTGTTGTCTGCAACgatttgttttctgtttgaagaTGCTCTATTTGGTCGTAAGTGAAGTTTAAACTGGATTTAATTTCTTTTATCTCCGAATGTAATAACTTGAAACAGTCCAGTTTCGTTTTGATGGACTGTAAGACACCAACCTCAATGTCTGTGGTCAGTAGATCTTCTGTATCTGTAGCAGAATCGTTCTTTTTCTGTTTGGCCGGGTTAGTGTCTGTGTTTTGAGGGGTGGTTGTAGCAGCATCTGCAATCAGCATGTTGTAGAGTTCATAGTAAAAGTCAACAAAATTTTTCCAAGTTGTCAATATAATCCACTTTCagtgtgtttttttgtatttattgttttttttatatcaaagtaTGAAAGCAGAGATTATCCAAAGTATCTTGAATTGTATAACTGTATAAAGCTAGTTTTGTTTGTTCTACCTAGTAGACGCGGCGTGTTGCCATGATTAGTCTTGCCTCTGTTGCCTGTGTTGCGATTGTTGCGTCATCACATCTGCCCCCTTCACACCTCAATACACTCCTATTCTAGAAaagctgcctttttttttttttattttgacaaaaaaataaaataaaaaaaatcacaaagctcTTGCAGTACATTTTGTCTCAAGCTTTTCATGTGGCAGAAAAAATCTGGTTATGAATTCCCAGTGGGCAGAGTTTCAGAGAGAGGTAATGTAGGTCTGTCTCTTCATTTGGAGATGGTCTGATTGAATAATTGAGAAATTGGCCAGGCCACGGCTAAGATCTACTGGTACTACTTATAAATCTCAAATGTTTCAGTGCAATTAAACAAGCCTTTTATCCTCCTTACTTCCTGCTTGTTCTCCTTTCCGTCTCCAGGGGTAACCCAATTTTGAACAAAAGTGAGGCCAAATTAGTTTCACAAAGCACTGGTTTAATAATGCCTTGGGTGCCTGATTTCGAGTTAAAAAAGTGCTATTTATCCTGGGATAAACTTCCTttggaattgagagagagagcgagagagagagcgggagagagagagagagagaactggggTAAGGAATTAAATATAGTTTCTATAGGGAGGCAGGAACATTCATTATTAACAACATTGTAACGTATGTGGCTGCAGTTTGTACAATTACCTTTATGTTCCTTGCAGCCAGTTTCTTACCAATGTAGGTTACAAAAAACTACACACATCAGGTTAATGTCAATTACTAGACAGGTAGATAATACAGTACATAATACATGTGTATAGGTCATGGAAGGGTCTAGTTTTCTTTAAGGAGCATGAACAGGCATAACTGGGCAGTTGTTGTGAAGTGGTCCACCAAGAATAGCAGGTCATCTAGGGTGACAATCCTTAGAGGCAAAGACTGTTTGACCTTCAGAGagaatgatggtgatggaggttCTGGCTAGAAGGAAAATAAGCTGAATCTTGTCAAAATTCAGCTTGAGGTGATGGGTTGACATCCAGAAGTCAGAAGTGTGGAGACAGAAGCTCTCATGAAGCTGGACACACATGTCTCAACTGATATGGATTGGGTTGTGCAAACAAGTACAGAATATAGAGTGCCAATGCTTCCATTGAACACATAAGGAGGGCTTTTCAAACTAAAGTAGATGGCAACCAGAAGCTATCAAGctctaaacaagacaaaaaaaagtagtccatgcatctGTTGTGCTATATCTCAAGCCTTCTAAGTCCGACTTTTGATATCCTTGTTTTTTTGCCTTGCAGATGAGCTGACTGTCCCCATGCCTTCCCCGCGCTACCCCAGCACAGCAGAGCTGGATGCCTATGCGCAGAAGACTGCCAACAACCCACTGTCCATCAAGATCTTCCCCACGAACATCAGGGTCCCTCAACACAAGCATCTTAACCGGACTGTGAACGGATATGACACCACTGGTCAGCGCTACAGCCCCTACCCCCACTTCCACACTGGAGGCTACCAGGGTCTGCTGGCAATCGTTAAAgtctcatcatcatcctcatcatcttcaTTATCCTTATCATCTTTTGTACCCTCAACAAAGGGCGTTCTCAAAAACTCAGAGGGCAGGAGGACTAAGCTGTCTCCGGCACAGATAGCAGTGGCTCCTTATCCGCCTCCAAACAGCAGCACTTTAGGTCATTGCCACGGACAGATCATTTACCATGCAGGGCCTCACAAACCCCCAGAGGCCACCACTCTATCGGTTCCTCCCAATGTCACTGTGGCTGGGTCCGTGATTCCTGTGGCAGGGGGCCGTGGGCTGAATCTCCCTCCTCAGTCAAACCTTCCCTCCATCCAGAGCATCATTTACCAGATCAACCAGCACTGCCAAGCCCAGGCTCTGCAGCAGGTGTGTCAAAACGGGATGTCTACGGGTGCACCGAACCCCAGCCCATCCAAACAGGAGACCACCAACTCCTCAGGGGGGATTTACGTCACTAGTGTGGCTCCACAGGGAAACATGGCCTATTCAGGGACGGTGTTACCAGGGCAGAATGGGGAGGTGATGAAGGCTGCAGTGTATCCTGAAAGTATGGACTACCTGCTGTGGCAGaagcaacaacagcagcaggCAGTGTTGAGAATGTACAGCGGAGGAagtggaggaggaggagctgTCAGCAAGTCGCCCGAAACTTGCGCCCCAGGCGCATCTATCATGCTGGGTGGGGCGCAGGTGTCCTCTAGAGGTTATCCAATGACGGCCAGTACGAGTGGCGGGGGTGGACTTGACAAGGTCAGCTCCTCCCCTTTGAACTGTGTGGGAATGCATGGGAACTTTTCCGTTGGGCAGTACTTCGCCCCTCCTTGGAACAGTGTTCTGGTTACACCAGACAGTGACTGCTACAACCCTCAAGAGTTGCCTGGAGCTACCACCACAACTGCACCAGTGACAGGGCACAGGGAGCTGGGATTCCCTCACCATCATCAACATCCTCATCACCACCACcatcaccaccatcatcatcaccCTCCCATAGACAGCACAGGGGGGTTGTGCTGCAGTTTGCCAAGCAAAAACCTCTGTAATACGTCAGTGTTGAGCAGCAGTCTTCAATCACTAGAATACCTGATCAATGACATCCATCCTCCCTGCATCAAGGAGCAGATGTTGGGGAAGGGATACGAGACCGTGTCTGTGCCGAGACTGTTGGACCACCAGCATGCACACATCCGCCTCCCTGTTTACAGATAAGAAGAGACATACCAGGTGGCAGTGGGTCAAGCTGACCAATTTAAAGACCTACTGGAAAGTCTTTAATCAAAAACTACAGATGTTGCCATTGCAAGTTGCCTAGATTTGCAGTGGAATTTTTGTGATACTGCTCTAAGCAGACTGGGGAAGTCTGGATCAAAATACAGAATGAATGCTGGAAAGCTAATCAGTGCCTCTCGGCTTAGAGCTGGGAGAGAATGGCTGGCTGGGAAATGGAATGTTGCAAGATCCTAAATGCAGATATGCAGATTAtgttgtacttttttgttttttggccaagagggatttttggttgttttccagttgtttctttttgtgatttttccttttaataattttatcaggctaataaattttttttttttttggatgcgaGTCAATGGTTGAAATGAAGTCAAATATGGCCTCCTCCCAATATAGCGAGTAACTGATTGGGATTAGCATGATGAAGATGATGGTCTTAAAGTTACAGTATCTATAAAAGTACATAGCTGAACCTGTACTCACAAAACACTGTAAAAGGGTAAAGGTACACACATTGCAGAATTGCAAAGACCAAAAAGCAGCAAGATCAGTGCTTTTAGGTGAAGTTAATGGGTATTTCATTGAATTGAAAAAATCATCTTAGCAGTAATAATTAGGGTTTTTTCAGAGAAATTGCACTGCTTGGGGTGTGAAATCTTAAAGTGAAAGTACAGGGATGTTGGAAATTAGAAGTTtgaatataatgtatttaaagaACTTGAAGACTTGAacctatttttgttgttttatatatttgtagTATATAATATGCTTTGGCTGCTAAGGGAATAAGAGTGTAAAATGCTTAGggtttttaatgtttcattttgttttgattttattctcCTTTGGCTGCAGTATAGTTTCTGCTGTTCTCATGATTTAATCACCATTGAGAACAAACAACATAATCAGCTCATTTATTTGCCTACACTGGAATGCACACTCTCCAAATACACAGATTTAATGGTTACAAAAAATAGTTACTCTGGAATGAGACAGCCCTCATTAACAAGTTTGGGCCTATCAGGCTTTTTGGCATGTCTTTAGATGGAACATCTTATAAACACATATTATACTTAAATCTGATTTCAGATTCCGAAAATAAGATGTCTTTTGTCTTCAGAGCTTAAAGTTGTGATTGGTTAGGGAACAAATTGCCTCCCACATTGCTTTGAATTAGCGATGTGAAAGCTATTGCTAATAGTATTGCCACACTCAAGTACTGTAAGCAAAAACCTGAGGGCAGCCGACTAATCAAAGGTGTCACTTGACC
Encoded proteins:
- the LOC127418708 gene encoding protein FAM222A-like, whose protein sequence is MLACLQRRQNPAPQHATAACSSSKTLEPVQHINRKYELTVPMPSPRYPSTAELDAYAQKTANNPLSIKIFPTNIRVPQHKHLNRTVNGYDTTGQRYSPYPHFHTGGYQGLLAIVKVSSSSSSSSLSLSSFVPSTKGVLKNSEGRRTKLSPAQIAVAPYPPPNSSTLGHCHGQIIYHAGPHKPPEATTLSVPPNVTVAGSVIPVAGGRGLNLPPQSNLPSIQSIIYQINQHCQAQALQQVCQNGMSTGAPNPSPSKQETTNSSGGIYVTSVAPQGNMAYSGTVLPGQNGEVMKAAVYPESMDYLLWQKQQQQQAVLRMYSGGSGGGGAVSKSPETCAPGASIMLGGAQVSSRGYPMTASTSGGGGLDKVSSSPLNCVGMHGNFSVGQYFAPPWNSVLVTPDSDCYNPQELPGATTTTAPVTGHRELGFPHHHQHPHHHHHHHHHHHPPIDSTGGLCCSLPSKNLCNTSVLSSSLQSLEYLINDIHPPCIKEQMLGKGYETVSVPRLLDHQHAHIRLPVYR